A genomic region of Mus pahari chromosome 22, PAHARI_EIJ_v1.1, whole genome shotgun sequence contains the following coding sequences:
- the Fsbp gene encoding fibrinogen silencer-binding protein, with product MVGKARSSNFTLSEKLDLLNLVKPYVKILEEHTNKNSVIVEKNRCWEVIAVNYNAIGVDRPPRTAQGLRSLYKRLKEYAKQELLQQKEAQSEFKSNISEPTKKVMEMIPQISSFCLVRDRNHIQSANLDETAQAGTSSLQVMVDHHPVAITVEVKQEEDIKPSPPLVSNPQLSDTLEQREEHELMHVVEGSVSPSLSSVDMRMTSSPSSIPRRDDIFHQESGEHFRSLLRCDPQVLQMLKEEHQIILENQKNFGLYVQEKRDGLKRRQRLEEELLRAKIEVEKLKATRLRRDLPEYSSL from the exons ATGGTAGGAAAGGCTAGATCTTCCAATTTTACCTTATCTGAAAAGCTTGATTTGCTAAACCTTGTGAAGCCATATGTAAAAATTCTCGAAGAGCACACTAATAAAAATTCAGTAATAGTGGAAAAGAATAGATGTTGGGAGGTCATAGCAGTTAACTATAATGCGATTGGAGTAGACCGCCCTCCTCGTACAGCTCAGGGCCTACGCAGCCTTTACAAAAGGCTCAAAGAATATGCCAAACAGGAGCTATTGCAGCAAAAGGAGGCCCAGTCAGAGTTTAAAAGCAATATCTCCGAGCCAACCAAGAAAGTTATGGAGATGATTCCCCAGATTTCCAGCTTTTGCCTGGTAAGAGACAGGAACCACATACAAAg TGCAAACTTGGATGAGACCGCCCAAGCTGGTACCAGTTCGCTGCAGGTAATGGTGGATCACCATCCTGTTGCTATCACTGTAGAGGTGAAGCAAGAAGAGGACATTAAGCCATCTCCTCCCCTGGTTTCAAATCCTCAACTCAGTGATACTTTAGAGCAAAGAGAAGAGCATGAGTTAATGCATGTTGTGGAAGGATCCgtgtctccatctctttcttctgttGATATGAGAATGACATCATCTCCATCTTCTATCCCAAGGAGAGATGATATTTTTCATCAGGAAAGTGGGGAACACTTTAGGTCTCTGCTAAGATGTGACCCTCAGGTCCTGCAAATGTTAAAAGAGGAACACCAGATAATTTTAGAAAATCAAAAGAATTTTGGATTGTATGTTCAGGAGAAGAGGGATGGATTGAAAAGAAGGCAGCGGCTTGAGGAAGAGCTGCTAAGAGCAAAGATTGAAGTGGAGAAGCTGAAAGCGACTCGCCTACGGCGTGATCTGCCTGAATACAGTAGTCTCTGA